The Thermostichus vulcanus str. 'Rupite' genome has a segment encoding these proteins:
- a CDS encoding EAL domain-containing protein, producing MPCSACETLPTLPQGRGRLFLWVPIPHSHSKLLHALTAQPIEAQTLAQSDVQALEDLGLAISIAEGSLKSTLERIAGILAREEMHSSRALFLPGDVEPRWQDCGRVEPLTQLLHRAHAELLLQVLAENRLTSHFQPIVCARDPKQVVAHEALVRGTDGDGNWISPGPLFEMAREAHLLYQLDLAARRSAIQAATLQKLEGDLFINFNPTAIYDPAFCLRSTVWAIHRAGIPPERVVFEVNESDRSQDIRHLPPFTGDLAVLSAGGLSYGPGRSRLWLCFLELDPSITPGLDQAGYAVDPGGGSGSLQGRHRPKDPRTGAKLGDHHRCRRSRNPGRVAMGSRAWRRSGARVFDRQTRCSSRPYYCPRRCGDPLHRRSLTSLASSSELGSWRRQQ from the coding sequence ATGCCCTGTTCCGCCTGTGAAACTCTGCCAACCCTACCGCAAGGGCGGGGACGGTTGTTTCTTTGGGTGCCGATCCCCCATAGCCACAGTAAACTGCTGCATGCTCTAACTGCACAGCCGATAGAGGCCCAAACGCTTGCACAGTCAGATGTCCAAGCCTTGGAGGATCTGGGATTGGCCATCTCCATTGCGGAGGGCAGTCTTAAATCCACGTTGGAACGCATTGCCGGGATCCTAGCTCGCGAAGAAATGCACTCCAGTCGCGCCTTGTTTTTGCCGGGGGATGTGGAGCCACGCTGGCAGGATTGTGGGCGGGTGGAGCCGTTGACGCAGTTGTTACACCGTGCCCATGCGGAGCTTCTATTGCAGGTTTTGGCAGAGAATCGACTCACCAGCCATTTTCAGCCGATTGTCTGTGCTCGGGATCCCAAACAGGTGGTGGCTCATGAAGCCCTGGTGCGGGGGACTGATGGTGATGGGAATTGGATCAGCCCCGGCCCATTGTTTGAGATGGCACGGGAGGCTCACCTGCTCTACCAGTTGGATTTGGCTGCCCGTCGCTCCGCCATTCAAGCCGCAACCCTACAGAAGTTAGAGGGGGATCTGTTCATTAACTTCAACCCCACCGCCATTTACGATCCCGCCTTTTGTCTGCGCTCCACCGTTTGGGCCATCCATCGGGCCGGGATCCCGCCGGAGCGGGTGGTGTTTGAGGTGAATGAATCGGATCGCAGCCAAGATATCCGCCATTTACCGCCATTTACAGGAGATCTTGCAGTTTTATCGGCAGGCGGGCTTTCGTATGGCCCTGGACGATCTCGGCTCTGGCTATGCTTCCTTGAACTTGATCCATCAATTACACCCGGACTTGATCAAGCTGGATATGCAGTTGATCCAGGGGGTGGATCGGGATCCCTACAAGGCCGCCATCGCCCAAAAGATCCTAGAACTGGCGCAAAGCTTGGGGATCACCACCGTTGCAGAAGGAGTCGAAACCCCGGCAGAGTTGCAATGGGTTCAAGAGCATGGCGTAGATCTGGTGCAAGGGTTTTTGATCGGCAAACCCGCTGCAGTTCCCGTCCGTACTACTGCCCGAGAAGATGCGGGGATCCCTTGCACCGCCGCTCGCTCACATCCCTAGCCTCATCCTCGGAGCTGGGATCCTGGAGAAGACAGCAATAG
- a CDS encoding ABC transporter permease: protein MSIPFLALIPATLRSTTPLLLTALGGMYSERSGVVNIALEGIMLFGALAAAVTTQQLEAPILAQTPAAQVAWIPWVGLLAGALGGVAIAFVHALVCIHYKADQIVSGTAINLLALSVPSLVLQSFYGNTTNSQEVVNRLPLWNGFSPLVYLAFALVPVSWWLLFKTPWGLRLRAVGEHPQAADTVGVDILRMRYGAVMLSGLLGGLAGAYLSIGFLNQFVRNMSAGKGFISLAAMIFGKWHPLGILGSTLLFGATDALAIQLQGGDVMPPVLIQALPFVLTMLVLSGMLSRIRQARPPAALGKAYSK from the coding sequence ATGTCTATCCCTTTCTTAGCCCTGATTCCCGCCACGCTTCGCTCCACTACCCCGCTCTTGCTCACGGCCTTAGGAGGCATGTACTCCGAACGCAGCGGTGTGGTCAATATCGCTCTGGAAGGGATTATGCTGTTTGGGGCATTGGCGGCAGCGGTGACCACCCAACAACTGGAGGCTCCCATCCTGGCGCAAACTCCGGCGGCACAGGTGGCTTGGATCCCTTGGGTGGGGCTGCTGGCGGGGGCCTTGGGGGGCGTGGCGATTGCCTTTGTCCATGCTTTGGTGTGCATTCACTACAAAGCCGATCAAATTGTCAGCGGCACTGCCATTAACCTGTTGGCCCTGAGCGTTCCCTCACTGGTGCTGCAATCTTTCTACGGCAACACCACCAACTCCCAGGAAGTGGTGAATCGGTTGCCACTGTGGAATGGTTTTAGCCCCTTGGTGTATCTGGCCTTTGCCTTGGTGCCGGTGTCTTGGTGGTTGTTGTTCAAAACCCCTTGGGGCCTGCGGCTACGGGCAGTCGGGGAACACCCTCAGGCTGCCGATACGGTGGGGGTGGATATTCTGCGCATGCGCTATGGGGCGGTGATGCTCTCCGGTCTGCTGGGGGGCTTGGCGGGAGCTTATCTCTCGATTGGCTTTTTGAACCAATTTGTCCGCAATATGTCGGCGGGAAAGGGTTTTATCTCTCTAGCCGCCATGATCTTTGGCAAATGGCACCCTCTGGGCATTCTGGGTTCTACCCTGCTGTTTGGGGCCACCGATGCCCTGGCCATTCAACTGCAGGGGGGGGATGTGATGCCGCCGGTTTTGATTCAGGCTTTGCCCTTTGTGTTGACCATGTTGGTGCTCTCGGGAATGTTGAGTCGGATTCGTCAGGCCCGCCCACCGGCAGCCCTGGGCAAGGCTTACAGCAAGTAA
- a CDS encoding ABC transporter permease, with the protein MLLLLANLIAVLLFLLCPWWVLKREFGGAGVLAGTFGLLDPQNLGIPDTLAVGWIPGFSWAWVLLALGSSLALLIRERQLRARWLYSLGIAGLLLFGLGLLRFYGAIGAVNGVALAEGILPARLPLRRFSPSLASYASLAYALLLLLLGRLQLPGGKAFLVRRRQIVVPLSALGLAVAVGALVVWMLRPGLGASPDLTPFLNLTTKLDLITYTFQLLFSPLTHWSGLFQSLLLATPLIFTGLAVAFGFQAGLFNIGAPGQLTMGAIATMLVGVYVPGPGWLTLPLSILAAAAGGAFWGGIPGWLKARFGTHEVINTIMMNYIAASIFLFLISANQYRFFGYPVTLPFKAPGPEARSYEIRPESRIPTLLELLGLQGSGAGELSWAWPLALVAGVGVYLLWKGVSIQKRLIASLGAGVLGYLLGGILPGWPVEVPAGLAAIRLNGAFLIALLAVAVVNVYLWRTIEGYELRAMGLSPKAAEYAGVNLGQKRILAMAVSGALAGLAATHYVLGAGIEEYRLKQSLPANVGFDGIAVALMGQNSPLGITLTALLFGVLLTGGLQLNLELGISRELVTTLQALIVLFIAAGGLLPTYFTDPLQAAQVEMDAQRAMTSPVEKEGIPESNPPSAPQPQS; encoded by the coding sequence ATGCTGCTGTTGCTGGCCAATCTGATCGCTGTTTTGCTGTTTTTGCTCTGCCCCTGGTGGGTCCTGAAACGGGAGTTTGGTGGAGCAGGGGTGCTGGCGGGAACCTTTGGCCTGCTCGATCCTCAGAATTTGGGGATCCCGGATACGTTGGCGGTGGGTTGGATCCCGGGGTTCAGTTGGGCTTGGGTGCTGTTGGCGCTAGGCTCCAGTTTGGCTCTGTTGATCCGGGAGCGGCAGTTGCGGGCCCGTTGGCTGTACAGCTTGGGAATAGCTGGGCTGCTGCTGTTTGGGCTGGGGTTGCTGCGCTTTTATGGGGCAATCGGGGCGGTGAATGGGGTGGCCTTGGCGGAAGGGATCCTGCCGGCTCGCTTGCCGTTGCGACGGTTTAGCCCTTCCTTGGCCAGTTATGCCAGCTTGGCCTATGCCCTGCTGCTGTTGCTGTTGGGGCGGCTGCAACTGCCGGGGGGAAAAGCCTTTTTGGTGCGGCGGCGGCAGATTGTGGTACCTCTCAGTGCATTGGGGTTGGCGGTGGCTGTCGGAGCGCTGGTGGTGTGGATGTTGCGTCCTGGCTTAGGGGCCTCGCCAGATCTCACCCCTTTCCTGAACTTGACCACCAAGTTGGATTTGATCACCTACACGTTTCAGTTGTTGTTTAGCCCCCTCACCCATTGGTCCGGGTTGTTCCAGAGTTTGCTCTTAGCTACTCCTTTGATTTTTACGGGGTTGGCAGTGGCCTTCGGCTTTCAGGCGGGCTTGTTCAATATCGGCGCTCCTGGGCAACTGACGATGGGAGCCATTGCCACGATGCTGGTGGGGGTGTACGTGCCGGGGCCAGGTTGGTTGACGTTGCCCCTGTCAATTTTGGCGGCGGCGGCGGGTGGGGCTTTTTGGGGCGGGATCCCCGGTTGGTTGAAGGCCCGTTTTGGCACCCACGAGGTGATCAACACGATCATGATGAATTACATCGCCGCCTCGATCTTTTTGTTCTTAATTTCCGCCAACCAGTACCGTTTCTTTGGGTATCCGGTCACGTTGCCCTTCAAAGCCCCTGGCCCAGAAGCCCGCAGCTATGAAATTCGCCCCGAGTCGCGGATCCCGACCCTGTTGGAGTTGCTGGGATTACAGGGATCCGGTGCGGGAGAACTGTCCTGGGCTTGGCCCCTGGCTCTGGTGGCGGGAGTGGGGGTTTACCTGCTCTGGAAAGGTGTATCGATTCAAAAGCGGCTGATTGCATCCCTGGGGGCGGGGGTGCTGGGCTATCTGCTGGGGGGAATCCTACCCGGTTGGCCGGTGGAAGTTCCGGCAGGGTTGGCGGCCATCCGCTTGAATGGGGCATTTCTAATTGCCCTCTTGGCGGTGGCAGTGGTGAATGTTTACCTGTGGCGGACGATTGAGGGCTATGAGCTGCGGGCCATGGGCCTTTCCCCGAAAGCGGCGGAGTATGCCGGGGTGAACTTGGGTCAGAAGCGGATCTTGGCCATGGCCGTTTCTGGCGCGTTGGCGGGGTTGGCGGCGACCCACTATGTGTTGGGAGCGGGCATTGAGGAATATCGCCTTAAACAGTCTCTGCCTGCCAATGTTGGTTTTGATGGGATTGCCGTGGCCTTGATGGGACAAAACTCACCGCTGGGGATTACCCTCACCGCCCTTTTGTTCGGGGTGCTGTTGACGGGGGGGCTGCAACTGAATTTGGAACTGGGCATCAGTCGGGAATTGGTCACGACGTTACAAGCCTTGATCGTCTTGTTCATTGCTGCCGGCGGACTGTTGCCCACCTATTTTACGGATCCCTTACAAGCGGCGCAGGTGGAAATGGATGCGCAAAGGGCTATGACCTCACCTGTAGAAAAAGAAGGGATCCCGGAGTCTAACCCCCCTTCCGCCCCCCAACCGCAATCTTGA
- a CDS encoding serine hydrolase domain-containing protein, whose product MPWDPTPLETLIHSAIPGLFPAAQVAIRQGGKLLFARAFGCLDPGADRQPVQLETCFDLASLTKLYTATACMALVETGALQLDQPVSRLLPELQGSRPLHPYEDPLQPGKWIDLEPETGIPIGVDQVSWRQLLTHTSGLPAWRPLFREPDAASARQMALHTFFSYRPGSRVVYSDIGFILLGLGLERLLGKSLDLILQGQVLQPLGLRHTRFYPGDPWNPPVPPPPCAPTEWCLWRQRRLCGQVHDENAARLGGIAPHAGLFATALEVAAFGESFLRGSLLQPETVAEMTREQVEGRGLGFALRSSDPLASSYPFSPAAFGHTGFTGTSLWIDPQRQLVVALLTNAVYHGRQDNGFQAFRVAAHQAILKGLS is encoded by the coding sequence GTGCCCTGGGATCCCACACCCCTAGAAACTCTGATCCATTCTGCGATACCGGGACTTTTTCCAGCAGCGCAAGTGGCGATTCGGCAGGGGGGGAAACTCCTGTTTGCCCGTGCTTTTGGATGCCTGGATCCGGGGGCCGACAGGCAACCTGTGCAGCTGGAGACCTGTTTTGATTTGGCCTCCCTCACCAAGCTCTACACCGCCACCGCCTGCATGGCCCTGGTGGAAACTGGGGCGTTGCAACTGGATCAGCCGGTCAGCCGGCTTTTGCCGGAGCTACAAGGATCCCGCCCCCTACACCCTTATGAGGATCCGTTGCAACCGGGGAAATGGATTGACCTAGAGCCGGAGACTGGGATCCCGATTGGGGTGGATCAGGTGAGCTGGCGGCAGTTGCTTACCCACACGTCCGGCTTACCCGCCTGGCGCCCTTTATTTCGAGAGCCGGATGCGGCATCGGCCCGTCAGATGGCCTTGCACACTTTCTTTTCCTACAGGCCAGGATCCCGTGTGGTGTATAGCGACATCGGCTTCATCCTATTGGGGTTGGGTCTAGAACGCTTGCTGGGCAAAAGTCTGGATTTGATTTTGCAAGGGCAGGTGTTGCAACCCCTGGGTCTCCGTCACACCCGGTTTTACCCAGGGGATCCCTGGAATCCCCCCGTCCCCCCCCCTCCCTGTGCCCCAACCGAGTGGTGTCTCTGGCGACAGCGCCGCCTCTGCGGGCAAGTTCACGATGAAAATGCCGCTCGTCTGGGTGGTATTGCCCCCCATGCCGGGTTGTTTGCGACTGCGCTGGAGGTGGCTGCCTTTGGGGAAAGTTTTTTGCGGGGATCCCTGCTGCAACCGGAAACCGTGGCTGAAATGACCCGCGAGCAGGTGGAAGGTCGGGGCTTGGGGTTTGCCTTACGCTCTTCGGATCCCTTGGCCAGTAGTTACCCCTTTAGCCCAGCCGCCTTTGGTCATACGGGGTTTACTGGAACATCCCTGTGGATTGATCCGCAGCGGCAGCTGGTGGTGGCGCTGCTTACCAATGCCGTTTACCACGGTCGGCAGGACAATGGGTTTCAGGCCTTTCGGGTGGCGGCGCATCAGGCCATTCTAAAAGGGCTTTCGTGA
- a CDS encoding LysR family transcriptional regulator, giving the protein MRIELLQTFLKVVETGSFLATARVSGLTQSAISRQIQALEEEVGTLLLHRKSPVVLTVAGERLLPHARRMCQEWQRAQESISELLQGKQTELCIAGIHSLIAHQLPPVLQQFCREYPEVQLRVTALGSDRALKVLKDGLVDLALVMDNPLLTRGGELVVEPLYSEPIQVLMTATHPLSQYERIPWSVLAEYPQAVFKDGYAMRSLVGSHLAAQGLTLKAALELNTLDAFRGVVRQGQLIALLPQSALVDCYADAELQVRPTEAPLLERKVVMVTTTDRYRIPPIQRFLQLAAQLIRSTAEATSPHLSAKLLQTL; this is encoded by the coding sequence GTGCGCATTGAGCTGTTGCAGACCTTCTTGAAAGTGGTGGAAACGGGCAGTTTTTTGGCTACCGCCCGTGTCAGTGGCTTGACCCAATCGGCCATTAGCCGCCAAATCCAAGCCTTAGAAGAAGAAGTGGGTACCCTCTTGTTGCATCGCAAAAGTCCGGTGGTGCTCACAGTGGCAGGGGAGCGATTGTTGCCTCATGCTCGCCGGATGTGTCAAGAGTGGCAACGGGCCCAGGAGAGTATTTCGGAATTGCTGCAGGGCAAACAAACGGAATTGTGTATTGCCGGGATCCATTCCCTGATTGCCCATCAGTTGCCGCCGGTGCTGCAACAGTTTTGTCGGGAATACCCGGAGGTGCAGTTACGGGTGACAGCCTTGGGTAGTGACCGCGCTTTGAAGGTCTTGAAAGATGGCCTGGTGGATTTGGCGTTGGTGATGGATAACCCGCTCCTGACCCGTGGCGGAGAACTGGTGGTGGAGCCGCTGTATTCTGAGCCGATTCAGGTGTTGATGACCGCCACCCATCCCCTCAGTCAATACGAACGGATCCCTTGGTCGGTGTTGGCGGAGTATCCGCAGGCGGTGTTTAAGGATGGCTACGCGATGCGCTCTTTGGTGGGATCCCATTTGGCTGCACAGGGTCTGACTTTGAAAGCCGCTTTGGAGCTGAATACCCTCGATGCCTTTCGCGGTGTCGTGCGGCAGGGACAGTTGATCGCCTTGTTGCCCCAATCGGCACTGGTGGATTGTTACGCCGATGCAGAGTTGCAGGTCAGACCCACAGAAGCACCCCTGTTGGAGCGGAAAGTGGTCATGGTCACCACCACCGACCGTTACCGGATCCCGCCGATTCAGCGTTTTTTGCAGTTGGCCGCCCAGTTGATCCGCTCGACAGCAGAGGCAACGTCACCCCATCTATCCGCTAAGCTGTTGCAGACTTTGTAA
- a CDS encoding anthranilate phosphoribosyltransferase family protein has protein sequence MSHEFRELLKKIGSGTHTHKDLTRAEAATATRLLLTGEATPAQIGAFLIAHRIKRPTAEELAGMLDAYEEYGPLLPKRDLPGPLIIFGHPYDGRSRTAPVGVLVALLLATAGSAVLLHGSGLCPTKYGLPLEALWRGLGVEWRGLSLERVGQLLEQTGLGFLYLPDCFPQAQALMDYRDQIGKRPPLATLELVWAPYDGPFHLIAGYVHPPTEATMVQLFALRGIPTFTTVKGLEGSCDLPRDRTAILNHAGKRLLLKAHDYALAGSEIPLGSPEDLIRQMQHMLAGQPCELTPAALWNGGSYLWHLGHAPSLEEGIQLARELFCSGRVMDKVRQLTHLVQPSYL, from the coding sequence ATGAGCCATGAATTTCGGGAACTGTTAAAAAAAATCGGCAGTGGCACCCATACCCACAAAGATCTCACCCGTGCCGAAGCGGCCACCGCTACCCGCTTACTCCTGACGGGTGAGGCAACACCGGCCCAGATCGGTGCCTTTTTAATTGCCCATCGTATCAAACGCCCCACAGCAGAAGAATTGGCGGGCATGCTCGATGCCTACGAAGAATATGGGCCACTCCTGCCGAAACGGGATCTGCCAGGCCCATTGATCATCTTTGGGCACCCCTATGATGGACGCTCCCGCACCGCTCCGGTAGGGGTTTTGGTGGCGTTACTACTGGCCACAGCGGGATCAGCCGTCTTGTTGCATGGTTCGGGGCTGTGTCCCACCAAGTATGGGCTGCCCCTAGAAGCCCTCTGGCGGGGGTTAGGCGTGGAATGGCGGGGTTTGTCCTTGGAACGGGTGGGCCAACTGTTGGAACAAACCGGCTTGGGGTTCTTATATTTGCCCGATTGCTTTCCCCAAGCCCAAGCCCTGATGGACTATCGGGATCAAATTGGCAAGCGCCCTCCTCTGGCTACCCTTGAGCTGGTTTGGGCTCCCTATGACGGCCCTTTTCACCTGATTGCTGGGTATGTGCATCCCCCCACCGAGGCGACGATGGTACAGCTTTTTGCCCTGCGCGGGATCCCTACCTTTACCACTGTCAAAGGGCTGGAGGGCAGTTGTGATCTACCGCGGGATCGGACAGCCATTCTCAACCATGCCGGAAAAAGACTGCTCTTGAAAGCCCACGATTACGCCCTGGCTGGCTCAGAAATCCCCTTGGGCAGCCCGGAGGATCTGATCCGGCAGATGCAGCACATGTTGGCGGGCCAACCCTGCGAACTGACTCCTGCCGCGCTGTGGAATGGAGGTAGCTACCTCTGGCACCTCGGCCATGCCCCATCCCTCGAAGAGGGGATCCAACTGGCTCGGGAATTGTTCTGCTCTGGGCGGGTGATGGACAAGGTGCGGCAATTGACTCACCTCGTCCAACCTTCCTACCTCTAG
- a CDS encoding DUF4912 domain-containing protein, which translates to MPQERIPLEEMTIRQLREEAARYEIPKYSRMTKDQLVLAIREAQAIRSGRPTDAMPEPRGQEPVSGAKFNSQTDTKLHLADVDQALGDLPGGYGESRIVLLPRDPQWAYTYWDVPNDAKESKRREGGQQLALRLYDVTDIDFNYQPAHSMQEYPCDELAREWYLPIPVSDRSYIVEIGYRAGDGRWLVLARSAAVAVPPVYPSDWFEEQFLTVPFDMALQGRTLYQLNEPYKRSATGLGVVAYKGNEPQQGTVSDRFFEMVGGFESMRVAGSLFGSHQMGSRQMLPEETLSSFVIPSGVGMMSMSMSEVPAAPWMASGSGLGLFSGASEVMPQRSRKFWLVADAELIVYGATEPDATVTIGGRQIQLNPDGTFRFHMAFPDGNIDFPIFAVAVDGEQNREIHLTFDRRTLSRRTNTKEEAVEELLP; encoded by the coding sequence ATGCCACAAGAGCGGATCCCACTAGAGGAAATGACCATCCGGCAGTTGCGAGAAGAAGCAGCTCGGTACGAAATTCCCAAATACAGCCGCATGACCAAGGATCAGCTGGTGCTCGCTATCCGAGAGGCACAGGCTATTCGAAGTGGTCGTCCCACCGATGCAATGCCTGAGCCTAGAGGACAAGAACCTGTGAGTGGAGCAAAATTTAATAGCCAAACCGATACCAAGCTGCACCTAGCAGATGTAGACCAAGCTCTAGGAGATTTACCCGGTGGCTATGGGGAGAGCCGCATTGTGCTGCTGCCGCGGGATCCCCAGTGGGCTTATACCTATTGGGATGTTCCCAACGATGCTAAAGAAAGCAAGCGCCGGGAAGGGGGCCAGCAGTTGGCTTTGCGCCTTTACGATGTCACGGACATTGATTTCAACTACCAACCCGCCCACAGTATGCAGGAATATCCCTGTGATGAATTGGCGCGGGAATGGTACCTGCCGATCCCGGTAAGCGATCGTTCCTACATTGTGGAAATTGGTTACCGAGCTGGAGATGGCCGTTGGTTGGTCTTGGCCCGCTCTGCTGCTGTGGCGGTGCCCCCGGTTTATCCCTCCGACTGGTTTGAGGAGCAATTCCTGACGGTGCCCTTCGATATGGCCCTGCAAGGTCGCACCCTGTATCAACTCAATGAACCCTACAAGCGCAGTGCGACTGGTCTGGGTGTCGTGGCCTACAAAGGCAATGAACCTCAGCAAGGAACGGTCAGTGATCGCTTCTTTGAGATGGTGGGTGGCTTTGAATCAATGCGGGTGGCCGGATCCCTGTTTGGTAGCCATCAGATGGGTAGCCGCCAGATGTTGCCGGAAGAAACCCTCAGCTCGTTTGTCATTCCGTCTGGGGTGGGCATGATGTCGATGTCCATGTCAGAGGTGCCTGCTGCTCCCTGGATGGCCTCCGGCTCGGGCTTGGGCCTGTTCTCCGGGGCTTCTGAGGTGATGCCGCAGCGCTCCCGCAAGTTCTGGTTGGTGGCGGATGCGGAGTTGATCGTTTACGGGGCTACTGAACCCGATGCGACGGTCACCATTGGTGGGCGGCAGATCCAGCTGAACCCAGACGGTACTTTCCGCTTCCACATGGCTTTCCCGGATGGCAATATCGACTTCCCCATCTTTGCTGTAGCTGTGGATGGCGAACAAAACCGGGAGATTCACCTTACCTTTGACCGTAGGACACTGTCTCGCCGCACCAATACCAAGGAAGAGGCCGTGGAGGAGCTGCTGCCCTAA
- a CDS encoding glycosyltransferase family 9 protein, whose amino-acid sequence MQRFADQPLRERPHIAVFSSTKVGNFVVTIPLLRGLKEKYPGCVLDFFGSEITHDFEIHCPYIDFSFPLYNRRPDYLEALTTAVRERVTQAGPYDLAVNCDEFSELNLVAVTALRPQYIAGAGLTLDFRRKLEAGSDPVQRMLQEDNWNSPEFLHRYRDLLTSNYIAEIFCRLAYVETDFFRLELPSRDPDFAVPDVLVHITTTRSAKMWRLDYWKQVIEWCEGQGLQVGLIGSAPDVQRALYHAGSSEDDLLAQTGMIDLRGKTSLIELAGALKRAKVCISVDAGPMHIAAAVGCPTIALFGNDADGDGASPVRLWAPRMPHVYITQTTYKCRLCLENKFKNEGCLVEGHPCMAHLPPETVIRYLQEILQKS is encoded by the coding sequence ATGCAACGGTTCGCTGATCAGCCTTTGCGAGAACGTCCTCATATCGCTGTGTTTTCCTCCACCAAAGTGGGGAACTTCGTCGTCACGATTCCGTTGCTGCGGGGCCTCAAGGAGAAATACCCCGGTTGTGTGCTGGATTTTTTCGGCAGCGAAATCACCCACGACTTTGAAATCCACTGCCCCTACATCGACTTTAGTTTTCCGCTCTACAATCGCCGCCCTGATTATCTGGAGGCCCTGACCACAGCGGTACGGGAACGGGTGACCCAAGCAGGCCCCTATGATCTGGCGGTGAATTGCGATGAATTTAGCGAATTGAACCTGGTGGCAGTGACGGCGCTCCGACCGCAGTACATTGCGGGCGCGGGCCTAACCTTGGACTTCCGGCGCAAGCTGGAAGCGGGATCCGATCCTGTGCAACGGATGCTTCAGGAGGACAACTGGAACAGCCCCGAGTTTTTGCACCGCTACCGAGATCTGCTCACCAGCAACTACATCGCCGAGATTTTTTGTCGTCTGGCCTATGTCGAGACGGATTTTTTCCGCTTGGAGCTGCCCAGTCGGGATCCCGACTTTGCGGTGCCCGATGTCTTGGTTCACATCACCACCACCCGCAGCGCCAAAATGTGGCGGCTGGATTACTGGAAACAGGTGATCGAGTGGTGTGAGGGACAGGGGTTGCAGGTGGGCTTGATCGGCAGTGCCCCGGATGTGCAGCGCGCGCTCTATCATGCGGGCAGTAGCGAGGATGACCTACTGGCCCAGACCGGGATGATCGACCTGCGGGGCAAAACCTCTCTGATTGAGCTGGCGGGGGCACTGAAACGAGCTAAGGTGTGCATTTCTGTAGATGCTGGCCCGATGCACATCGCGGCGGCGGTGGGTTGTCCGACCATTGCTTTGTTTGGCAACGATGCCGACGGAGACGGGGCTAGCCCAGTCCGGCTGTGGGCACCTCGCATGCCCCACGTGTACATTACCCAAACAACGTACAAATGTCGGCTCTGCCTGGAGAACAAATTTAAGAACGAAGGCTGCCTGGTGGAAGGACACCCCTGCATGGCCCATCTCCCCCCCGAAACCGTGATTCGCTACTTGCAGGAGATCCTGCAGAAATCCTGA
- a CDS encoding DMT family transporter: MFGTWYRRQMGRFGELSQVEAWQGVALMLLATGCFASLGAIIRLNSPAIHPFQIVFLRNLFGFLTLSPLLLQAGIQSLRTTKIGLYLSRGVISTVGMLLSFWAASILPLAEATALSFTQLLFASLIAVLVLQERMRPYRWLALGLGFAGALVMLRPGFQEGSLGIGLTLIASALFAWVTIVIKMLSRTESSITITAYMGLLQTPMSFLAAVWVWTWPSPEQWLWMVAMGLLGTIGQVALTQAYKLADVTTVMPLDFSRLIWASLIGFWVFAEIPDWWTCLGGALIFAGATSGVYGEARWRMLQTQARTSGV; this comes from the coding sequence GTGTTCGGGACGTGGTATCGCCGTCAGATGGGCCGCTTCGGAGAACTGAGCCAGGTAGAGGCTTGGCAAGGGGTTGCCCTGATGTTGTTGGCCACCGGCTGTTTTGCCTCTTTGGGGGCGATTATCCGGCTTAACTCTCCTGCGATTCATCCGTTTCAAATTGTCTTTTTGCGAAATCTGTTTGGGTTTCTTACCCTTTCGCCCTTGCTACTCCAGGCCGGGATCCAGTCTTTACGGACCACCAAGATCGGTCTTTACCTGTCGCGCGGGGTGATCAGCACGGTGGGGATGTTGCTTTCCTTTTGGGCCGCCAGTATTTTACCTTTGGCGGAGGCGACGGCGCTGAGCTTTACCCAGTTGTTGTTTGCCAGCTTGATTGCGGTGTTGGTTTTACAGGAACGGATGCGGCCTTATCGTTGGCTGGCTCTGGGCCTTGGGTTTGCCGGAGCTTTGGTGATGTTGAGGCCAGGGTTTCAGGAGGGATCCCTGGGTATCGGGCTCACCTTGATCGCTTCGGCCCTCTTCGCCTGGGTGACAATCGTGATCAAAATGCTATCCCGCACCGAGTCCAGCATCACGATTACGGCCTACATGGGCCTATTGCAAACCCCCATGTCGTTTCTAGCCGCCGTTTGGGTTTGGACTTGGCCCTCTCCTGAGCAATGGCTGTGGATGGTGGCCATGGGGTTGCTGGGGACGATCGGGCAGGTGGCCCTTACCCAAGCCTATAAGTTGGCGGATGTCACAACGGTAATGCCCCTGGATTTCTCGCGATTGATCTGGGCTAGCCTGATCGGATTTTGGGTGTTTGCTGAGATCCCGGATTGGTGGACCTGTTTGGGCGGAGCGCTTATCTTTGCCGGCGCCACATCGGGGGTATACGGGGAGGCTCGCTGGAGAATGCTGCAAACCCAGGCTCGTACCAGTGGTGTTTAG
- a CDS encoding transposase, with translation MSIDEISMRKGHNQYVRVISDLENHCLIEVIDVHKAEELTEYLESLWTEEERLNIEEVSIDIGAGFARVVKPVFPKAHIVYDRFHVIS, from the coding sequence ATCAGTATCGACGAGATAAGCATGCGAAAAGGGCATAATCAATATGTGAGAGTTATCAGCGATCTGGAGAATCATTGTCTCATTGAGGTGATTGATGTTCACAAGGCGGAAGAGCTTACTGAATATCTAGAAAGCCTATGGACAGAGGAAGAGAGGCTGAATATCGAAGAGGTTAGCATCGATATAGGGGCTGGATTTGCCAGGGTAGTCAAGCCGGTATTTCCCAAAGCACATATTGTCTATGACAGATTTCATGTGATAAGCTAA